A genome region from Marasmius oreades isolate 03SP1 chromosome 5, whole genome shotgun sequence includes the following:
- a CDS encoding uncharacterized protein (BUSCO:EOG09261IBJ), translating to MSTTEPHPTATNDTSTKKVPKALRHPLTKPEDSLLIASLFKLAKKSPKLVKPNAYTAPGDPDITVNSWKMNEFKYYDIPSPFPTLARGIFTYEVDSESRKEDDTNKYRIVVRGYDKFFNIGEVPWTTWASLTDHTAAPYTLSLKSNGCIIFIGALTPSKLLITSKHSVGPVGGVEKSHAQAGEEWLRKYFTLKGKSEEEFAKKLWDNNWTAVAELCDDSFEEHVLAYTPERTGLHLHGLNTCTKEFATLPQSTVDDFADEWGLIKTKSIKLNSISEIQEFTAEVSKTQHWEGEAVEGFVVRTHVTQPPDGGGGSARSDASPYAPGSSFFFKIKFDEPYMMYRDWREVTKMLLRQKGPLSEQSLPRNKMKRPETQKYVKWVIGEIKRDRKQFDEYAKGKGIIATRERFLAWLRTNSGTVRGNSEEAEPKKIEEFGKTIIVPVAIPGCGKTAVAVALCHIFGFGHTQSDDVQAKKAAPVFLKNVNELLKKHDVVIADKNNHLIQHRTQLQEIARSLNPPARLLALNWALDKPQSAIHRVCGDRVISRGDNHQTLRADAAKSHEAVLWQFITNTEHLATNEVDNIIDMDLEDDFETSLQRAVDGICDVLKLRKPTPENIREGIDAALNYKARTKTKKDEAPKAKVKEPRYFALLPEIKVDELLNTVLGDNDSYTLWMHLKRTGRVTQRPHITLVHKKSLPGEIELWERCAELHKLEQPPVFEFELSDVVWDDRVMALRVGNIKLDGASTDSSQKGEEFVSKLRDDIRKRLHITIGTKDDSILAVEAKDLVERWRAGSKEGLHSVQIEPVMVKGRVKGVIG from the exons ATGAGTACCACTGAACCCCACCCGACGGCGACCAACGATACCTCAACGAAGAAAGTTCCTAAAGCTCTTCGACACCCGTTAACGAAGCCAGAGGATTCATTGCTAATCGCATCTCTTTTCAAGCTTGCCAAAAAGTCACCTAAACTCGTCAAACCTAATGCCTATACCGCGCCTGGAGATCCCGACATCACGGTGAACAGTTGGAAGATGAACGAGTTCAAGTATTATGATATTCCCTCTCCATTTCCAACGTTGGCTAGAGGTATCTTCACGTATGAGGTGGATAGCGAATCCAGGAAAGAAGATGATACCAACAAATATCGAATCGTGGTTAGAGGATATGACAAATTTTTTAACATCGGAGAGGTCCCATGGACAACT TGGGCTTCACTTACCGACCACACGGCCGCACCATATACCCTTTCTCTGAAATCAAACGGATGCATTATATTCATCGGTGCTTTGACTCCCAGCAAGCTTCTCATCACGTCTAAACATTCGGTTGGACCGGTGGGAGGAGTTGAAAAATCTCATGCTCAAGCTGGAGAAGAGTGGCTCAGGAAATATTTCACGCTCAAAGGAAAGAGCGAGGAAGAATTTGCAAAAAAGCTTTGGGACAACAACTGGACTGCCGTTGCTGAA CTATGTGACGACAGCTTCGAAGAACACGTCCTTGCATACACACCCGAGCGTACTGGCCTCCATCTCCACGGACTAAATACCTGTACAAAGGAGTTTGCTACGCTTCCACAGTCTACTGTCGACGACTTCGCAGACGAATGGGGTTTGATTAAAACTAAATCCATTAAGCTCAATTCTATTTCCGAAATACAAGAATTTACTGCAGAGGTATCGAAAACTCAGCATTGGGAGGGTGAAGCTGTTGAAGGTTTTGTGGTTCGTACCCACGTAACTCAGCCACCTGACGGTGGAGGAGGTAGTGCACGCAGTGATGCATCTCCTTATGCCCCGGGCTCTTCATTTTTCTTCAAAATCAAATTTGACGAGCCCTACATGATGTACCGAGACTGGAGAGAGGTGACGAAGATGCTTCTCAGACAAAAAGGACCTCTATCGGAGCAAAGCCTTCCCCGTAATAAAATGAAACGCCCAGAGACGCAAAAGTATGTGAAATGGGTGATTGGGGAGATCAAACGGGATAGGAAACAGTTCGATGAGTACgcgaagggaaaaggaataattgCCACCAGGGAGAGATTTTTGGCTTGGCTACGCACGAATTCTGGTACTGTCCGGGGCAACAGCGAGGAGGCAGAACCGAAGAAGATAGAGGAGTTTGGCAAAACCATCATTGTTCCGGTAGCCATTCCTGGATGTG GGAAAACTGCTGTTGCTGTAGCCCTTTGTCACATATTCGGATTTGGGCATACACAAAGCGATGATGTTCAAGCAAAGAAAGCTGCCCCTGTTTTCCTCAAAAATGTCAACGAACTCCTGAAAAAACATGACGTGGTGATAGCTGACAA GAACAACCACTTGATACAACACCGCACTCAGCTCCAGGAGATAGCGCGGTCCCTGAACCCACCCGCTCGTCTGCTAGCCCTTAACTGGGCACTTGATAAACCTCAATCAGCTATTCACCGCGTCTGTGGTGACCGCGTTATAAGTCGGGGCGATAACCACCAAACGTTACGCGCAGACGCTGCGAAATCCCACGAAGCCGTTCTATGGCAATTCATCACCAACACGGAACATCTAGCTACCAACGAGGTTGACAATATTATCGATATGGATCTCGAGGACGACTTTGAAACCTCCCTCCAGCGTGCCGTCGATGGTATTTGTGACGTCCTCAAGTTGCGGAAACCTACTCCAGAGAATATCCGCGAAGGAATTGACGCAGCTTTGAACTACAAAGCTCGAACGAAGACGAAAAAAGATGAGGCACCGAAGGCGAAAGTGAAAGAACCGAGATACTTTGCGTTGCTCCCCGAGATCAAGGTCGATGAACTACTGAATACGGTTCTGGGGGATAACGATTCGTACACCCTTTGGATGCACCTCAAACGGACGGGCCGGGTGACACAGCGCCCCCATATCACGCTGGTCCATAAGAAGTCGCTACCAGGAGAAATAGAGCTGTGGGAGAGGTGTGCGGAACTCCACAAATTAGAGCAACCACCTGTTTTCGAATTCGAGTTGAGTGATGTGGTATGGGACGACAGAGTAATGGCGCTACGTGTGGGCAATATCAAGTTGGATGGGGCGAGTACCGACAGCTCGCAGAAGGGTGAGGAGTTTGTCAGCAAGCTCCGGGATGATATCAGGAAGAGGTTGCACATCACCATTGGGACTAAGGATGACAGCATCCTAGCTGTTGAAGCAAAAGATTTGGTCGAAAGATGGAGAGCAGGGAGCAAGGAAGGCTTACACTCGGTGCAGATTGAACCAGTGATGGTGAAAGGAAGAGTCAAAGGTGTAATTGGGTAA
- a CDS encoding uncharacterized protein (BUSCO:EOG09263E87), translated as MSPSPRFVKAKTVAIVGCPFRGGQPKLGVDKGPIHLVEAGLVDQLKELGWNVKFDGHHQFEEISAADDPPIGKLKNPRLVSKVCESVAKVVGGHAENGELPLTLGGDHSLAMGTISGTLKAHPDACVVWIDAHADINTAETTDSGNIHGMPVSFLIGIGEKVSEFAWVKPALKTNRIVYIGLRDIDAGEKRILRENNIKAFSMHHVDKYGIGKVVEMALDHVNPNRDLPIHLSFDVDALDPSVAPSTGTPVRGGLSFREGHYICEAIWETGLLAALDIMEVNPSLADGEGVAQTVAVGCSLARSALGETLL; from the exons ATGTCGCCTTCACCGCGTTTTGTCAAGGCTAAGACTGTAGCA ATTGTGGGGTGTCCCTTCAG GGGCGGTCAG CCTAAACTTGGCGTCGACAAAGGTCCAATCCATCTCGTCGAAGCAGGACTCGTCGACCAGCTCAAAGAACTCGGTTGGAACGTCAAATTCGATGGACACCACCAATTCGAAGAAATTTCGGCCGCGGATGACCCACCGATTGGGAAACTAAAGAATCCGAGATTAGTTTCGAAAGTTTGTGAATCTGTAGCGAAAGTTGTTGGAGGACATGCTGAGAATGGGGAGCTTCCTCTTACTTTGGGCGGCGACCATTCATTG GCAATGGGAACAATCTCGGGCACCCTCAA GGCTCATCCAGACGCATGTGTCGTTTGGATAGATGCACATGCTGATATCAACACCGCTGAGACGACAGATTCCG GAAACATTCATGGCATGCCCGTATCCTTCCTCATCGGAATTGGCGAGAAGGTCTCCGAATTCGCATGGGTCAAACCAGCTTTGAAAACCAACCGAATTGTGTACATTGGTCTTCGTGACATCGATGCCGGTGAGAAGCGTATACTGCGAGAGAACAATATCAAAGCGTTCAGTATGCACCACGTTGATAAATATGGGATCGGGAAGGTTGTCGAGATGGCGCTGGATCATGTGAATCCCAACAGGGATTTACCCATTCATTTGAGTTTCGATGTGGATGCGTTGGACCCTAGTGTTGCTCCTTCGACTGGAACACCG GTTCGTGGTGGACTCAGCTTTAGAGAGGGTCACTATATATGCGAGGCTATCTGGGAGACCGGTTTGCTCGCCGCTTTAGACATAATG GAGGTCAACCCCTCATTAGCTGATGGTGAGGGGGTCGCGCAGACTGTAGCCGTAGGCTGCTCCCTGGCCCGCTCAGCCTTAG GTGAAACCTTGTTGTAA
- a CDS encoding uncharacterized protein (BUSCO:EOG0926484N), with protein sequence MTLTFTPRILSLTRGVLSSSRANLLRNNLPSTATAILQVRRAGYATTTTEGKTEPSISSQSSAGTAPAATDPLPTPNDLATDWSRSYSGLSERPFSKEAADVLLAPIDAKDVEMKQDGMIYLPEIKYRRILNKAFGPGGWGLAPRTETNVGVKVVSREYALVCLGRLVAIARGEQEYFDPSGIATATEACKSNALMRCCKDLGIASELWDPRFIREFKEKYCVEVWAEHVLTKKKKKVWRRKDQGKVGYPYQET encoded by the exons ATGACTCTGACTTTCACACCTCGAATTTTATCCTTAACTAGAGGTGTTCTGAGCTCCAGTAGGGCCAACCTCCTCAGAAATAACCTCCCAAGTACAGCTACAGCTATTCTTCAAGTCAGGCGTGCTGGCTATGCGACCACCACGACAGAGGGCAAAACAGAACCTTCTATTTCGTCTCAGTCATCGGCAGGAACAGCTCCAGCCGCCACGGATCCTCTACCAACACCCAATGACTTAGCGACTGATTGGTCGAGGAGCTATTCCGGATTGTCGGAACGACCGTTTTCTAAAGAGGCGGCGGACGTGCTGTTGGCACCGATAGATGCAAAGGACGTCGAAATGAAGCAGG ATGGGATGATTTATCTACCAGAAATTAAATACCGTCGTATCCTCAACAAGGCTTTTGGTCCAGGGGGCTGGGGTCTTGCACCACGAACTGAAACTAACGTTGGGGTCAAGGTCGTGAGCAGAGAGTATGCACTGGTGTGTTTGGGAAG ACTTGTTGCTATCGCACGCGGGGAACAGGAATATTTTGACCCGTCAGGCATAGCTACTGCCACTGAAGCGTGCAAAAGTAACGCACTCATGCGGTGCTGCAAGGACCTTGGGATAGCCAGTGAGCTTTG GGATCCTCGCTTCATTCGCGAATTCAAAGAGAAGTATTGCGTTGAAGTATGGGCCGAACACGTACTTACGAAAAAAAA GAAGAAAGTCTGGCGCCGCAAGGACCAGGGAAAGGTCGGATACCCTTACCAAGAAACTTAA
- the RABH1B gene encoding Ras- protein RABH1b (BUSCO:EOG09264JHE), which produces MENPSTPVTADFSSSPPKRTKIVLLGDQSVGKTSLITRFMYDTFDNTYQATIGIDFLSKTMYLEDRTVRLQLWDTAGQERFRSLIPSYIRDSSVAIVVFDITNRQSFLSTSKWIDDVRSERGNDVIIVLVGNKADLSDKRQVTLEEATSMATGLNIMFMETSAKAGHNVKTLFKKIAMSLPGMEKEGQAEQNAKIDVTTTATNEVPEASECNC; this is translated from the exons ATGGAGAATCCATCGACCCCAGTGACCGCGgatttctcttcttctcctccgaaACGTACAAAGATAGTCCTCCTTGGTGATCAGAGTGTCGGGAAGACCAGTTTGATTACAAG ATTCATGTATGATACTTTTGATAACACGTACCAGGCGACTATCGGCATTGACTTCTTGAGCAAGACGATGTATCTGGAAGACCGAACGGTGCGGTTACAGCTTTGGGATACTGCAGGACAG GAACGTTTTCGATCGCTAATACCATCATATATTCGAGATTCATCGGTTGCAATAGTCGTTTTCGACATAACAA ACCGACAATCATTTCTTTCGACCTCTAAATGGATTGATGATGTTCGGTCGGAACGAGGGAACGATGTGATAATTGTGCTGGTCGGGAATAAAGCAGACTTGTCGGATAAGCG ACAAGTAACTCTTGAAGAAGCTACCTCAATGGCAACAGGACTCAACATCATGTTTATGGAGACTTCAGCTAAAGCGGGACATAATGTTAAAACATTGTTCAAGAAGATAGCAATGTCATTACCTGGAATGGAGAAGGAAGGTCAAGCTGAACAGAATGCTA AAATCGACGTCACAACAACCGCAACGAATGAGGTACCAGAAGCCTCTGAGTGCAATTGCTAG